The Chiroxiphia lanceolata isolate bChiLan1 chromosome 3, bChiLan1.pri, whole genome shotgun sequence DNA segment CTTGTATATTCAGTATAAGAATAACATTTTCTGGATTGTCTGTACATAATTTATTCTGTACTGATTTATAGCTTAAGTATGATGAAATTTATTTAGAGCTGTTAATAATTCTTATGGGTTTGTAAATAAGCATTAGTTAAATAAATTGTAAATAAGCATTTTGTAAGTGTTAGGCTACAGGTTTACATGTAGCAAATTTTTTAAGTCAACACATCACTGTGAGTAAACGTTATTAGTTAGACTTAACTTCTGAGTGACATGGAGAGTAATACTTTTaacctttttgtttctctttaccTTGTTATAAACAATTTCTAAAGATATATTAAATCTCCGTGCTATTGACAGCAGTTTTCTTTCCACAGGTgacaataaatacattttactcTACATAGTTTCAGATTTTATCTGTGCTGAAGTTGAATTTTATTAACAGCTTAGACTGATATTCTCTCCTTAATTTCccttagtttttcttttttataaatatcaGAACTAGTCTTTGGAGTTTGCTTTACTTTGCCTTTAGGGAATCCATAGTTATGGATAGAAGCTCAACTTTAAACTCTTCAAGATAAAGCAAGCTGTAAAGGTCTGTGAAGGTAGAACAAGCAAAACTGAGGCTGctgaaatgagaataaaatggGAATTGTGATATTTGGGTAAATAAAAACTGTTGTACTGACCTTCTGGCAGTCAGAAAGCCTCTGAGGGCAAAGAAGTACTGTGTCAACAGAATATGTAATGGGGAAATAAAGTTCTGTACTAGTTGACTTCCTGCTTTCTTTGAGAGACAGACACTCTTCTTTTGTATGTAGACTCTTAGCATAAATGTATACGCTGTAATCTATAAATTTGTACCTAGTGGTGAACTaagacatttcaaaatgtttatattGCTAAACAGTTGATAACATTATGTAGTCTAGGCTGAATCCATTTTTAGGAGTGGTGAATCTCACTCCAATCACAGTAATACTTTCTTTGTAAAAATATGCAATTGCCtagttgaatttttttcttgagttttgCAGTTGATATACCTTTTCTGATACTTCTTGCTGTCCTTTGTGTCCCTCTTGTAACACATATTTTGTTGTtccttctgaaaggaaaaaaatctgttatctGCGTAACAGGTGTTATGGTGCAGAAAGGTTTTTTGTGATACCTTCCTGTATATTGCATTACCTCACTATTCTATATAGAGATACTTGGTATTTTAGGAGAAAATATTGGTTTTAATGCTACAATAAGGCTAAGCTTTTAATAACTTCTACTGCAAAATACCAAAATTGTTGCTAAATACAGTTGTAGCAGTGTGCTTGTTCTTTATGCCTTCTAATAAAATATGCAGTCTGCTGGTGAATGTCTTTTGGAGTAAATAACTTATGTTGTTGCATTTTCTTGAagtttctgttgcctttttctctaattatggaactcttttcttctgtcttaaGTCTGTCCTTTCTGTGGATGAAATGGTAAGTATGCTGATTGccaatttttctttatgtttaagcaatgcttttgttttgtgcaACAACTTATATGTTTGTTGGCCTCAGAAACTGGCAAAACAGATCTGGCTTGTTCTTTCTTCCTAACAGTTGTCAAAATGCTGTGTAAAgaatttcctttgcattttaaatttcttttctagatGTGGTGCCCTCTTTTCTAAGTCtgtatatgttttatttattattgctaCAGCTAATTTGAGGTGATATCTGGAAACTTGACGTTGTGAAAGATTGTCCTGGCAGTATCTCAAAAAATGTGTTATACAATTTCTAAAGCATAAACACTGTACACATCTGTGAGTGTAATCTGAAGTATTTTGCATGTTGTATGTAAAAAAATCCTgtcaacttttcctttttttccccttttctctaTTCGTTTTATGGGCCTGTTTTAATATGATGTACTGGCTTGTGTAACAGCCAAAAGCATATAAACACAATAATACATAGATAAGAAGACAAAGTGAAGCAAAGGTGACTTTTATCGTTCGGTTGTTCACAGTGATAGACTTGAGAGGTTTTTAAACAGTGTTTCCACTTTTATTGTCTTATATACTTTATTATCATTACTTAgtatttgctttttgaaaagccATGGGATAGCTGGTAATTGTAAGCTTTGATCTTCAACCTTGCAGTTGcatttttggtttagtttttttttatgttaccaacagaaaatatgttttctgttttcagaaccTGTACCATACTATCAACACTAGAAAACATTATTCTGTAACTTCTTTGAtttcttgaaacatttttggGACTTTTGTCACATCTCCTGACATTCAAAACGAGATGTGTTCTTTCAGTACATCGTCAGAGATTCCGTATTGCAaaccttttgattttttaaatttttttctttttaaattcgTGTGGTGATCAGTTGGAGGCAGTCCAGAAAAGAATGGCTTCTGGGTGTGAAGCCATTTCCACCTCAGTCATAGAACACTAGTCATAGTAATGGCgaaaatagcaagaaaatacttctgtggGATTGCATTGTTACTTGTATTTTAGGTCTAACATTTAAAATGCTTGACTAAAAGTGATTCTACTTAGAAATGTAACATTGGCTTTCTgtttgaatttaatttaaataacaaaCCAAATTCAGAGAAAATCAATGGAAAATTTCAGTCCTGATGAGAGTGTGTAAGCTGGATACTTTGTATACATACAGTAAAATGTCCTGCATGAAATTTGCTAGTGTTATCAAATATCTTGGATTGCTTCAAcaattcagttttctgaagcAGGTTGGAATATGTCTGTCTTAAATTCTAGTCTTTGTCTTTTTATATTTGTCAAATAAAAGACATTCTAAAAGTCAGTATGTGTACGAACAGGGAGCCTATCCTGTTTAGAACACCTTGGTGCGATATTGGCAATACGTACATAGCAAACAGGGGCACTGTACCTGTAGATGGACATTGCAGCTACTGTAAAACAGGTGTTATATCTGAACTGTGACCCTTCTCACTGCCAGGGTGTGTGGCAGAGACAACACAGCATGGTGGCACTCTTGAATTCTTGTAATTGCCCTTTGGCTACTGGCAGTAGCTGTGAATTAAAGCCCAAGACCAAAATAATAGTAGAAAGAATTGGTATGATCTTCAGAACTCCTATTCTTGAAAGGTAGATTAGTAAAAATTGTTGGTTTAGGAGTGATCCTGCAGTTCAGAAAGAGATTTGCTGAAGAGAGTCATTCTCACAAGACAAGCCCCAACTCAAAGACCAGAGACCATAAGTGGCTTTGTGTGGCATGTTTTCTAATGTGCATATGGGAATGACAGGAAGTGAAATGCAAGTGTCAAGCAGTCTTTATGCTGCTTCTACTGAGCACTATGCTAGGCTAACACGTACATAGGTGTTCTCTATTCATCTGTCTAACCTGATACAAGTATTTAACAGCTGAGGGAGATAGTAGAGTCCATTAAATTCAGAGTTGACTTTCTGGCAAATAGCTATAAATGCTTACATATATCTATTGTGAAAATAACTCTCTGGGAGGACCGACCTTGCGTAATTTCTCAAATGTGGTAATATTGACTATATTAGTGGTTTATATCCAGGCTTGGAACAGTGAATATCATATTCACAATTTGACAACAGATTTGTCTTGCCAGTTCTGTAAAATTTTGTATCTGTCCTGTTGCTTCTTTAGTAGCACttcctggttttatttgcttaacAATGTAATTGATACAAGCACAGAGAAGAGTTTTTTTGGGTACTCTAAATGTCTTCAAAAATGCATTATGGTGAAATtagtttttattgctgtttgaGTTGTCAgccattttttaaaggaaacagtATTAGACCCTGTGtctcttccattttcctgtttcctaTTTGCGATGAGAGGGTTTCCTCTCCTTGTAAAAGCAATTCAGAGCAAGATATGAAGATACAAGTAATCAAATGTGCTCTCCTTAAAGTAGATTTTGTAGATTAGCAATCTGAGCATACTAATTCCTTTTGCTCCAGTGCCCTAGCTATCAGAAAAGGTAATAACTATGCCGTTTCTATACATTTGGGATGGAGCACTGTGGGACTAATTTATGTTTCCATAATTCCTTTTTCAGAGCACAGGGCTTAAAGTGTGGTTTtagtgtgggttttgtttttgtttagtttgttttggtttttttaacaaaactattttgcactaattttcctttaagtttGTCAGGGTGGGCATCTTTATGTGTAGAATGTCTGGCATTATTTATGTGGTCTTCGGACTCTTAATTTGGAAATGTCTCTGGCTGGACATTTCTCAGTTGTTTGCATGAAAACAGTTGTCATTTTAAGGACACATGGCCTTATTAAACGTTTCCTTGacataatcatcatcatcatcatgatcAAATAGTTAAAGAATGTGGTCAAATTGAAATAGGAAGTGGCTTTATAGATaccctttaattttaaaaatagtattctTTACCTTTGAATCTTCCATCTGCAAGACAGTAAAAAGTAAGGATGATATTTAGTCTACTTAAATTTTGCCAGCTTTTTAGAGGATAGTATGCAAACCACTAGCTGTAGTGCCAGAGtccatgctttctttttttttttttactgcatgtCCTGTACGCAGGAGAATAATTTCAGTTTGTGTATGCAGAAACAGTAAATGCTCTTTCATTATTAACTTGGATAAAGGCttttcaacatatttttccttttttttttctctttctgctgttgTAAAGGAGAGAGAACTTGAAGctaacaagaaagaaaaagtgaaagaagcTCAGCTGGAAGCTGAGGTGAAgttgctgaggaaggagaatgAAGCCCTTCGTAGACACATAGCGGTGCTTCAGGCTGAGGTTTATGGAGCAAGACTAGCAGCCAAGTATTTAGATAAGGAGCTGGCTGGAAGGTATGTGAAGTCAATCTGCATCCCTTAGCATGAGATGttctttgttgctgttttcttcctttgcatcCGCAGAAGCAGGTTCAAAGTTAAGACTAGGTAAGAAAAGTCTCATATTTCCAGTTAATTGAACAAAAGGTAGAAATAAAATCCCCACAGTTCTTGCAGTAGTTGCCGCACGACTATGTGCTGTAGCCACGTGAGGTGTATGAGTCGTACAAtgcattgatttttttggttgtaaTACAGCATCTTGTTTTACCCTCTTTGTCACTCTGTAGGGTCCAGCAGATTCAGTTACTGGGCCGAGATATGAAAGGACCCGCTCATGACAAGCTGTGGAATCAGCTTGAAGCAGAAATACACCTTCACCGTCACAAAACTGTTATTAGAGCGTGTCGAGGTCGGAATGATCTAAAACGACCAATGCAAGCACCACCAGGTCATGTAAGTTGAAAAGATAAGCCATTCCTCCATGATTTCCACCATTTGTGGGAAACAGACACAAGTTACTTCACCTTTGtgattattttcactttaattttgtgttctttcaAATGTCACTTGTAAATGCGTAATTCTTCTGTATGCTGAGGGACAGTTCCATGCTGAATAGCGTGTCCCTATAGATGACAGGAAAGATGATACAATTCCTTTGACTTACTGGGGAACACCCAGTCCTTCTGAAAACTGAGCCTCTGCTatgtgtgtttataaatataaatttaacaGCATAATTTTGTAAcctgtgttttgaaatgtggAGCTAACTTACTTACGAAAAACAAGAATAACATTTTTAGGATTAGATTGAACTGAAgtcaatttaaatttttttttaaagaccacATAAATTGACACtataaaataattgtttgttggtttggtttcttttttctcctcataaaggtactttttaaaactaaacCTTTAAACAGCATTTCACTGTGGGTATCTTAGAACTCACCCAATGTGGCACATGTCCTGTTAATCACCCCAGTGTTCAGTGCATAAACCCGAACGTTTTCAGGAAAATGCTTTACTTTGATCTGTTCTAAATACCTTAGTTGGTCAGGTGGGTCTTACTGCTTATGTTCCTGATTGCATACAAAATATTGGTGGACAAATATGTGTGTGATTTTAAGAGTGTGCATAATGGTGTCAGTGActtaacaaaagcaaaaaccaaTACTTTGATTTATTTAGTCTGGCATTTAGTTTTGTGTTCAATggcttttggtttggtttatttttattacagtaaaaataaacttgaGCAAGCAACCTCTTCATTGGCATTGTATTACCTCTTCTGTCATTTGGTTAGTTACAAGTTGAGTTTACATCATGTAACATTTTAGCAGTGATCGGCATTTCTTCATGTAGTCCCTTTATATTTTTAGTATGTGGGCGATTTCCTTCTTTTGAAGTTAAGTTCTGTGTTGTGCATCATTCAgcactaaaataatttaaataattactcTCATCAGGGGTGCATGATGGAGaatcttttctgatttcataCTGTTTCTGTAATGGAGCACTGTAAGTTGTCCTGCCTGGAGCTAGCCTAAAACTCTGTTGCTCATCCAGTGTCtgtatataatttaaaaaaaccgAAATGCTGAAACGCATCAGTTTTTGGTTCACACATTCATGTTTGTgctatgtttgttttttatcaaACTAGGATCCTGATGCCTTAAAGAAGAGTCAAGGTGTTGGTCCAATCAGAAAAGTTTTGCTAGTTAAAGAAGACCATGAAGGCTTAGGAATTTCAATCACagtaaatatttgcttttattttctatgaCACCGAAGTcctatttctgtaaaatacatGGATCAGTAAATGTATTGTTAGaacatatgaaaaaaacatacaaaaatccATAGCTATGGTCACAGAACTTGAAGACACATTTTGATAGATTAGAAAATAGGTAATTGCTACTTTATGTCAAACTTATGATTTTGAGGTTTAAGGTATAGACATTTGCCAGTGGTGAATTTCAGGTGGGGTAAGTGTGTAGAAGAGCAGAAGCAATCTGAGACCTGACTACCAGACTTTAGCTGTTGTGAttataaccttttttttctaagtataTGTGTTGGCATCTCATACCTAAAAAAAGCTGTATAAACTTTTtacaacacattttaaaaattttgacTGTTATACTTGTATTCTAAATGTGAATACTGTTTCTTACAAGTCAATATGGTGCCTGATaggctttttttaatgaagttttcagcttttcatcaGCTTGTATATGATTTTATAGTGTTATTAATATTCAAAATTGCATCCTTTGACTCTTTGAGTACATATTTGAAATATTCCATTCTGTTGTGGGGAGAAGAATTAAAGGAAGCATTGCATGTGTTCTTCTTAAAGATTCTTTTTGTCTGaagaataatttctaattttctaaaatagaaGTTGAAATAAGCACTTTAGGAGCAATTACCTGCATGTTGATTTTATGTTAAAGGGCATCTCAGtttattaaaatacacttttttttttcttaaataggGTGGGAAGGAGCATGGTGTTCCAATACTGATCTCCGAAATCCatcctgggcaacctgctgaTCGATGTGGAGGACTGCATGTTGGTGATGCTATTCTGGCAGTAAATGGAGTTAATCTAAGAGATGCCAAACATAAAGAAGCTGTAACTATTCTTTCCCAACAGGTCAGTTGGGATCTGTTATCCGTAAGCACGTTTAGGTGCTTCTTGTGTTCTGCCTGTTGAAttactttgaatttttctgtttactgtTAAGCACAGTGTAATTCCAAGCTGCAGTGATTCCTGAGGCTGTGTCACCTTACATTTAATCCTCTTATGTCTTGCAATTTAAGGAGGAAAATGCTGGGCCAGTACTGGTTCAGTTAAACGCATGTATTGGCTAATTCAGTTAGGCTGATGGAAATCAGTTACATTGCCCCACAGAAATAATTCTTTAGTGACATATACACTTCAGTCTTTTATGACTGAACAGCTCCAGCCAAACAGTGTTTCTTTGTGGTCTAGAATCTTCTTCCTGCCTCTTTCAGACAGTTAACAGGTCTGTTTAATTTAGCAGGCAGCTTCCTCATTAGAAGTCACTGTTTGAAATATACTGGAATATATCTAAGAAATTCAgataattttgtaaaaaaaatgcagcttagCTATAGAGCTGTACTATTTTAGTCAGTAAAAACTTAATTCAGATATGTTTCCAAAATACTCAATTGCAAATGTGTTTACAATAGTAAATGTGTTTTAGTAACCTAGCTCATCTTGGTAATCCTATTAGGTAGCTGTGCAGTAGTAAGTAAATTTGtaattttcattgcatttcaGAGAGGTGAAATTGAATTTGAAGTAGTGTATGTTGCTCCAGAAGTTGATTCGGATGATGAAAATGTGGAATATGAGGATGAGAGTGGACACCGTTATCGTTTATACCTTGATGAATTGGAGGAAGGTGCAAATTCAAGTTCTAATAGGAAAGATGCAAATGTGGATGTCAAACCTTCACAAGGTAAACCTTCTAAAATGTGTTACATGCAGTTTAATTCTCAATATGCAAACCAATTTAGGGAAAACACTGGTTTTATATTCATTGTAAAATTAATCTACTGTTAATTCAATTAACCTACTCATAGACTGTCAGCTCTTCTGGTTGGTCCCTCACTCTTTGGCCTGGTTTACTTAGATACACCTGAATTAACTGAATtaatttatggatttttttcatggtcATTTTTTCCAAAGGTTGAAATTCAAacttattcctttcttttcctgcctctggTCTGGGAGTAGTTAATGCCCCATAACACGTAATGTTGTTGGCTTCTTCAGATACAATTGTTATGTTAGAGAGGTAAAGAAACAGTTCCTGTTTTCCTGACATACTACGTTCTGCTAAAAAACTGTTAGCTTTGAGTAGTCATTTAAGCACACTTTCTAGTTTCTGAAATAAGGATCACGGATTTGTCCTTCCCAATATTGCTTCACTTCCTtaaataaactttctttttatcttgCAGTGTTTGATAAGAAGCCAAGTATTGATGGACATGAGAATGGAGACCTGGGGAATTCAGTTGAAGGTTCATTAGAAGACACTGCACCCAAATTAGCCCGTTCTGCTGAGTCTTTATCCTAAAAACAATcagtcaaacaaaaaaatcaactggACAAATCCCATCTTTGGGAGCAATTGATAATCAATATTGACTGCTTAAAGTTGCATATACTAGAGTAGGTTGTAAAAGGATGATTAAATGTCAAGAGAACTGTATTACTGTTGCCTGGAAAAAAGGCGGTTACCTCAGGGCTTCATTGTGAGCAATTCTAAATGTGGAAAACTGTCTTTTGCGTGACACACAGTAGTTACCTAACACATGGCATGTGAAAtggatttcttttaataataaaagagtAATCCACCAAAGTGTGGAATTTCTAAAATTGATAACCTCAATACACTCCACTTTTAGTCTCATTGATGTCCCTAAGGAAGTAGAATAGTATGTGGCCAGCTTCATTTTGACCCTTTGATGTTTTAAAGGGACAACTGATGTTAAGTTTGGTGCTTAAACCGTAGAAGGATGAGGGGGGCAGATCAGAGTTTTATTTGAGCAAAGACTATCAAAACCCAAATAAGCAGTGGGTTACTTGCTAATCATGATCTTTCAGCCCATGATAATTTTATAACTGAGATTTTTGGAattgttgttttaatttaaattcaccACCATATTACAGGGTTCTAAAGGtgaaattagtttaaaaattactcaCAATTATGTGGGCcctttggtattttttttctgagcatcaTCAATGtagtgtttggttttgaatgGATATGGTTACTGCTAGTGGAGTTGGTCATTATTAGCTTTACCTTACGAAATGCTCAGTGCTTTTGATGAGTACTGAACATACTAATTCCACATTAAAATAATCCTTAAAGAAGTGGAAGTTGAGTGCACAGTACTTTACAGAAGGTGCTCAGAATGATACTGTGTCTGGCCCTATCCGTGTCCTATTAACTTAAAATTGTCTtactgttggaaaaaaatgttactgcCTTTGTGAGAGCAGCGTatcttaaaattgtttttgaTTGGTGTACATCTAAAGGCCCATGATGGGGCTGCAGACAGCAATGTTGAGGACAGTGTCTTGACCAGTTTCTCATACTCCATTTGTAGATCTGTTGGTGAAGTGCAGCACACTCCACAAACAAGCTCTACATTGTCATCGCACTTATTTCAGCATGCAGTGCTGTGTTTCCTGCCCACTTCTCTGCAGGCTGTTGAACTGTAATGTGAAAAGATTTTGTACATTGAAAGAGGAACTAACGTGAAAAGACATCTTTGCAAGAGTTACTGTGTAGGATGTACATACgtaagaaaaaaactcaaaggCCTTTAGAGTAACATCAACTAATCTTATGTTCTAAATTGTGATGTAGAACACAGTTACTTTGTCTCTCCTAGGagcactatatatatatatgtttatagaaaaaagcctaaaaatgtatatactttaTTAAAAGATTTTGCTATTTATAAATCCCTTAACTTCGCTATTTACACGatagttttgtgtgtgtttacGTGCGCGCATCAGTTCCACTTACTCAGTGGTATAACATTATTTGGTTCATTTTTTATAATAGTCTTTGTCATACAGCATACTGTTGAAGGTTTTTAAAATAGTCAAGGCTGTACAGTTTTCACTGAACAGAAactagtatttaaaaataaagttgtgtGAAGAAGAAACAGGTCCCCAggcatgtttctttttctgaagcttcGAAAACTTGAGGACATGTTGGCTGTGTGTTAGCAGATGAATCCACTGCCAGAACTTTGCATCCAAATTTGTGTTTTTTCCCACAGCTACTCAAGCAGAGTGTATTCTGAAACTGTATGTAGCCTGGAACACTCAATGTCCTATCTGTCAGGAGGGATAGTTCAAAGCTAAGTAGTGGTCATTTTGTCCTTGAAAATCATGGCTTTATGGAATCTTGCTGCAATTCTTAGAAATTAGGCTTGTCCAACCAGTTgtgtaactttttaaaaaggcagtAAATTTACCTGTACAGTTTCCCTTTATTTGAGGGAAAagtgaaatttttaatttatttgttcttcCTTACTTCTCGGCACACCTATTTTCCATTTAATGCATTTGATCAGTTTTAGCCTGAAGTGGGGGAATGTTTCTAGAGTTATTTTCCTAACATTTCTTGTCCACCAGTTTTACATGATGTTGTACTCTCTTCTTCATCTGCTAGAcccttttctctgctcttaCCTTGTCTGTTTTTGACTATATATGAGATCAGCTAAAGGAACATGACTAGGAGTAGATGAATCAGGTAGCAATAAATTATCATCAGATTTCCTTCCTGACAGTTTTTATAATCTTTGTTTAGAAAGTCTTGAATGGGAGGATTTTGCTCAGACACTACAGTCTGTCTCCATGTACTCTGTACTTCCTACCAGCTGATTTAACATGCTGGTTTATTTGTAATCATACTGAGATGCTTAGAGATTAATATTTAAACTGAGAAAAGTTTTGCAAGTTGAGATTTCCAGATTCTGTAGATAAATGTGTGTTCTTCCCTGTGTCAGTAACTGGAAGACTCAGTCCTGCTGATTCCCAGGGGTTGAGTGAGTTAGACTTGGAAGAATTCCTGAGGGAAGTCAGTGTTCAGAcgtcatttttattttttaaagtgtaaaatGGTTTActtgtgtgtgcatatatatttttacttaaaaaaataaaataatattctaaAGATAattttgcaattctttttttagTAGATAATTCCTTGCctattaaaattttcagtgagaCAATTGTGTTCTAAGCTAAAGGTGGACAGTGTTCGCATCTGGGACCTCTGTTAATTAAAAGCATGTAAGATAAGGAAAATGCTTTATGGCAATAAATTTAAATCTGATCAAAGGCTGTATGTAGTATTTCCTTTGTAGAAGTGTGTTCTTGGCAGTGAAGATGGTTTGTGTCTGTCTCGCTATATTTTAACCCACAGTTGTATCAGACAAAATTAAggtatttattgtatttgtcCAAACTTAATTACATCATGGGTTACTCTCATTTCTGTAGCAGATACAACGTTTTCCAAAAAATGTATACATCTCGTTAAGCtgaatataatatatttttattagccTGCAAATAAATATACTCTTCTGCATTGCAGTGATTTCTGCACCTAATTCAGacttgtatttcattttcttcttttttaatatataaaaccCACCCAACTTTGTAtatgatatttttctgttaaacatGTGGTTCTCACCTGGCCTAAAAACTAATATGGGGCAAACCAAAACTGCGTAATTTTGACTCCACTCCAGTCTTGTCCAGCAATGGTTAATagtaaattacattttttgaaagataGTTATAGGATATAATTTCATTGAGATACATTTTCTGCCGAatgtttttcagttaaaaaaaaaaaaggaatatttgcaGTGTCTGGCTGTATAATAACACCATAAGTATTCTAAAGCCCTTGACTAAGAAGGGCTACAAAGACCCAAACCTGTCAACCAATTAAGTCATTTGGGTAAAATTGTGGATACtgccttttttgtttcccaTGCATTATGGATAATAAGTGTATTCTGAGTTTTCCACTGAAGTTACGAAACACGTTTAAGTTACAATTTTTAGTCCTGATATTAAGGTCGTCTTGTTCAGATTAAGTGTCTGTTTTGTATtctaaactgtattttaaaagaaataatctctCACCTACACCTGAGTGATCATCTTACCCTAAAGCATCAAGTTCATCTGAATGAACAGAGAGCTCCAATGAAAGGTAGTGATCTGGTAGCTGTGGTTAGTAGTATAATTATGGTAGTACTTAAGGACTTATTGAGAGTGTGTAAGTAGAGAGTAGAAAACTGTGAGTGTAGGAACTGTCTCAGTAGACAAGGCTGAGGCATTTTGGATGAAAAGATGTATAATGGACAATTGGTGAGGGCTAGAACTGTAAGTATTTTTTAGCTCTAACATTTTTAGAAGGGTTTGGATATGAGTGACTTCAGCAGatggaaggaagagggaaagcagagaaatcTTGCCTGAGTTGTCATAAAACAAGGAGAGGAATAGAGGCAGCTATGAATGAAGATGAAaatggaaagaggagaaagaaaattacttttttatgtCACCTGGGGTCAAGGAAGATCattcaaaatttctttgtatCCCAGTACCCTACTGAAAGACTTCAGAGACTACTCCCAGTGACTTTTGTCACTGACTAGtcctctgcatttttcttccaggaatCCACATGTGACAGAAGACAAGAGAAACACATCCTGACTTAGGGTATGTGTGGGAAGTCTGTTTTGGTTAAAACTTCAGCTCAGTGACCTGAGAAGAAAATTGGCTAAAATATTTCAAGCTTGCTTTACAAGCTTGAAATTATGTTACAACaattgaaaaatattacaaGCTTGTCCAGTGTGTCTTTTCCAGCACAATGTGATTTCTAATTCTTTAGAAGTTTCACAGTTGGAAGGGAACCTAGGAGCTGAGAAGTGGAAAATGTGATGACTTTGAAAGATAAATACTCAACttctttggattttcttttctcaacaAGACAGCTGTTGCTTCT contains these protein-coding regions:
- the GOPC gene encoding Golgi-associated PDZ and coiled-coil motif-containing protein isoform X1, producing the protein MSAAGGGPCGPGAAGPAPGGGGVSMFRWLEVLEKEFDKAFVDVDLLLGEIDPDQADITYEGRQKMTSLSSCFAQLCHKAQTVSQINHKLEAQLVDLKSELTETQAEKAVLEKEVHDQLLQLHAVQLQLHAKTGQNVDSGAIKAKLSVLSVDEMERELEANKKEKVKEAQLEAEVKLLRKENEALRRHIAVLQAEVYGARLAAKYLDKELAGRVQQIQLLGRDMKGPAHDKLWNQLEAEIHLHRHKTVIRACRGRNDLKRPMQAPPGHDPDALKKSQGVGPIRKVLLVKEDHEGLGISITGGKEHGVPILISEIHPGQPADRCGGLHVGDAILAVNGVNLRDAKHKEAVTILSQQRGEIEFEVVYVAPEVDSDDENVEYEDESGHRYRLYLDELEEGANSSSNRKDANVDVKPSQVFDKKPSIDGHENGDLGNSVEGSLEDTAPKLARSAESLS
- the GOPC gene encoding Golgi-associated PDZ and coiled-coil motif-containing protein isoform X2, translated to MSAAGGGPCGPGAAGPAPGGGGVSMFRWLEVLEKEFDKAFVDVDLLLGEIDPDQADITYEGRQKMTSLSSCFAQLCHKAQTVSQINHKLEAQLVDLKSELTETQAEKAVLEKEVHDQLLQLHAVQLQLHAKTGQNVDSGAIKAKLERELEANKKEKVKEAQLEAEVKLLRKENEALRRHIAVLQAEVYGARLAAKYLDKELAGRVQQIQLLGRDMKGPAHDKLWNQLEAEIHLHRHKTVIRACRGRNDLKRPMQAPPGHDPDALKKSQGVGPIRKVLLVKEDHEGLGISITGGKEHGVPILISEIHPGQPADRCGGLHVGDAILAVNGVNLRDAKHKEAVTILSQQRGEIEFEVVYVAPEVDSDDENVEYEDESGHRYRLYLDELEEGANSSSNRKDANVDVKPSQVFDKKPSIDGHENGDLGNSVEGSLEDTAPKLARSAESLS